CTCCTGAGAGAGGAGTATGGCCCTGCAGTAGTGGCCGAGCGTATAGCGGAGAAGCTGCGGGAGGATCCCAGCCCCGTGGTGCTCATCGATGGTGTCCGGAGCCTCGTAGAGGTCGAGGTGTTCGAGAAGCTCGGCAGAGTAGTCATAGTGGCTGTCCACGCTTCGCCCCGGACACGTTTCGAGAGGCTACGGCGGCGTGGCCGCCCAGGAGACCCCCAGACCTGGGAGGAGTTCCGGCAGCGCGACCTCACCGAGCTAGGCTTTGGCTTGGGAAGCGTCATAGCCTTAGCTGACTACATGCTGGTAAACGAGGGCCCTGCTACAGAGTTCAAGGAGAAAGCCCGGATGCTCTTAGCCGGGCTCGTAGCAGACGGAAGCTAAGGCTATTCCGTCAAGAGGGCTGGGAATGTAGGAAAAGGGAGGAAGAAGCAAGCTAGAGCTAGGCTGTTAGCGGTGAGTCGCTGGATAATGTTGAGCCCTTGGCGAGCATCTTGGGGAGGTCTTCTTCGGGGGTGCTTATTAGCCGTAGGTCGAACTTCTTCCTCAGCTCCTCGAATACGCTGGGCGTGAGGAACTCGGGGGGCTTCGGCCCTATGTATATCCCCTTTATGCCTAGGTATAGGAGTGTGTAGAGTATCGCGACAGCCTTCTGCTCCATCCAGCTCAACACTATGCTTACTGGTAGCTGGTTGAGGTCCTTTCCGAGCCTCTTTGCCAGCTCGGCTGCCAGCACTATTATCGAGTAGACGTTGTTGCACTGGCCGAAGTCCATGAACCGTGGTATACCCTCTATGGTGCCGTAGTCGCGGCGGTTGTAGCGGAACTTTCCACAAGCAGCTGTGAGTATTATCGAGTCCTTCGGCACCATCTGGGTGAGCTTCTCGTAGTAGCTCATCTTGGGGTTAGGTACGTCGCAGCCACCTATGACGAATATGTGGCGTATCTTACCCTCGTTTATTAGGTCTATCACCTTGTCTATTAGCGGAAGTACATTTGTGTGATGGAACCCAGTTACTATCTTACCATTCTCGACTCTCTTCATCTTTGGCGTTTTGAGGGCGTGCTTTATCAGATTCTCGAAATTGTAGTCGTCTATGTGCGGTACCCCCTCCAGGCCCGCGATACCCGTGGTGTAGATCCTATCAGCGTACTGTTTGAGGGGCTGCAGCACACAGTTAGTGGTGCCGAGGATTACCCCGGGGAACTCGCTAAACTCCTGCTTCTGGTAGACCCAGCTTCCTCCCCAGTTGCCGTAGAGCGCCTTGAACTCGCGGATCCTTGGATAGGAGTGTGCCGGGAGCATCTCGGAGTGCGTGTAGACCTTTATTTCGTCCTCGAGCCCCATCTCCCTGATCTGCTTGAGTAGCTCGTATAGCGCCTTGTAGGAGTGTCCGGTGACGAGTATTCCGTGCCCCTCCTCCGTCCCTGTGGGGACCTCGACGGGTGTCGGGGCCCCAAACGTCTCAACGTATGCCTTGTCCAGTAGCTCCATAGCCTTAAGGTGCATCCTGCCAGTCTCTAGTATTAGTTCGATGAAGCGCCCTTTGTTGAAGTTCACGTTAGTCAGTGTCGAGTACAACGCCTTGGATAGGAAGAAGCCTATCTCGTCATCCTTGTAGCCCAGTTCGTAGGCGTGGTAATAGTATGCTGCTACGCCCTTTATTCCGTAGATGAGAGCCTCCTGGAGCGAGTTGAGGTCCGGGTCTTTACCACAGACGCCTGCTATTGTACAACCGCCTGGCAAACTCATGCTGCATTGGTTACACTTCATAATTATTTTTTGACCGCTCAAGACAGCCCACCATGTATGACGCGTGTCATATCGGCACACACGCCGACATACGTATATATAAATCTTTCGAAACACACTATGTATCATAATATTCTATAATATAGAAAACTGGAAAAGCCCGCAGACTCCAGGTATATAAGACTAGCAGAGGAGTATACAATGAAGATCAACGCCTTCGAATTAGCCTCCCGTTATGTCTATCCCTCGGTGAGAAGACGTCTCGTCGAGAAGCTTAGCGAGAAAGGTCTAACCCAGACAGAAATAGCTAAGCTACTTCGCATAACTCAGTCAGCGGTTTCCCGTTATCTATCGGTAGAACGAGGCCACGCGTTAGACCTCAAGTCCTATTCAGACATAGATGAACAGCTAGAAAAATTAGCAGAAGAGATAGTTTCAAGAAAGCCCGACGAATACCACATACACTACCAACTGGTACGCATAACGCTTGAAGTACTTAGACGAGGTTATGCATGCCAGCTCCACGCCATGGTAGATCCTGGGCTTGACCCCGCGAAGTGCAGAGCATGTATAGAATTATTCAATTCTCCACAGCTAGCATCGTACTAGGGTATAGTATCTGGCAGGATACATGTTGTTGTACAAGAATATTCTACGGGCAGAAGGAGCAACAACCACTAGAAAACAGCAGAAGCCAGCTAACGTTCTACACGTGCAAAGACATACTCGATTCCAGTATACCTGTCTCTGCAGCCTGCCTCTCTAAGCCGAGAACTTCAGCTATAGTGGCTGCCAGTTTGTATATTGTGCTCCTAGTTTCCGGCCGTAGTATGCTGAGATCAGCGTACAGCTTCGCTGTGGCTAGATCCTCGTAGACTATCCCCGCCCTGCGATATAGCCGGAGCTCGGTCAGCACATCACGCAGAGTGTAGCCCGGAGGCTGGAGCCCCGTCTCCTCTAGATAGCGGAGGTCGTCAAGGAGCTTGTGCAGCGTTGCTGGCTCCACGGCGAGTCTTGCTAGTATGTTTAGCCTTAGCGCCTCAGCAGCTTTTTCGGCGCCGCTGCCCTCATCCATGACCGTCGACGGATAGATGACGAGCATGCTTTACGCCACCCAGGATTATAATTAACGACTAATCAAGGCTAGAACCCCTAGGGCGCAATAGTCCCCGGGTATAGCGTCCAAAGATATGTAGAAGATACACTCACTAGCTCGTCTCCGTGGGCGGTGAGGAGCCAGGGATTATGCCTACCCACCGGGGATGACGAATCCAGCCGAGCACCGAGCCCCATATACACGGCACGCCGAGGGTATAAGAGGCCATAGGCTCATGAACCGCTACTAGTATTATTGCGTCTCTCGGCACAGCGTCCTCTTCGCTTCTGCGACCCAGCTATAGGGGGCTACGCCGTGTAGTCCTCGGGTCTCGGGGCTGGCTCCGTGCCTAGCACCGGGAAGCCGAGGAGCCTAGTCCGGACGCCGGTAGCTGTTATAGCTGACTGGGACGCGGATGGCGTGACGTCAGCGGCTATGATATACTATGCCCAGTATTACCGGAAGCTGTACCCGCTCCAGGGCCGCCACGACATAGCGCTAGAGCCAGCTGGCCCCCGTGGCTTCCCCGACGCGCTCGCCAACGTGACGGCTAGCGGTAACTGCCCCGACGCCCTGGTGGTGCTCGACATCCCCCTCACGGAGAAGCTATACGAGGTGCTCAGTGGCTTCGCCAGAGAGTGCCCATCCACCAGGATAATCTATATCGACCACCACTTCTCGACGATATACATGTCGAAGCGGCTCTACGAGCTCAGCGAGGAGGTCTACCTCGGCCACAAGCCGACAGCTGTGCTAACCTTCCAGCTACTGCGGAGCCTCGGGATACGCCATCTTACACCGAGGCTACAAGCCTTCATGAAGGCCGTGGGTGTGCTAGAGAGGAGCAAGAAGCCCATGACTGAGGCCGAGAACCGGGTGGTCCGGCTCGCTGCAAGCATATCCAAGGCCTCCACAGTACTGCGGGACAAGGAGCTTTGGAGGAAGCTCGTCAAGTGGCTTGCTAGCCCACTACCACAAGACGCGCCAATAGACATGAATCTTGTCGAGCGCGTCCTCAAGGTTGCTGAGGAAAGCGACCGCCAGATAGAGGAGAAGGCCCGCGACCTAGCCTTCGCGGCCAAGAGGATAGGCTACATACGCTTCGTCGACGCACGGCGCAGCTGGAGTGGCCGCGGCGCGAGCGCCCTAGCCTCAAAGCTCTACAAGATGCTACGTCAACCGGTAGCCTTACTCGTACAACGCGATGACGGTGCACTCCTACTCATAATACGTAGCCGGGGCCGCGGCGCATACCGGATGGCTATAGGACTCCTCAAGGAAGGCATAGCTGAGAACATAGGTGGTCACGGCGGTTTAGCGGTGATAAAGCTCCAGGACAACATCGACTTGAAAGTGCTCGAAGAGAAACTTCGCCGGCTCAGTCTAAAACTCTAGGAACCATCGCCTCGTCTGTTTCTCAGCTGTCCTCGGGGATGAGGTACCCTGGGGATGCACCTCCACAGAGCCCCGCCCAGGGGCTGTGGCGACCGGACACCTCGCCGACCCCCTCCTCTACGCAACTAAATTCTAGAAGCAGTGGTAATCGTCACAGTAGGCGTCAGGTACACGTATTTCAATACACATTACTCTTCCGTCGGCTGCTACAAAATGGCGACTAAGGATTCACGTAGCCGGAACACGTCATAAGACTAAGCAAAGTTGGGGAGGACTATGGATCCTATCAGCTTGGCTTTCGATCATTCGATGATTCCTCTATGCGTATGGGCAGAGGTGCTGAGTCCCTAATATGCAGGTCTAACTGCGGGAATGGTATCTCGATACCCGCCTCTTCTAGCCTCTTCTTTACCATTGTCTGTAGCTCTACCTTTGTTTTAAACCATACCTGTGGCGGCGCCCAGCAGCGGGCTGTGAGCACCACGGCAGAGTTAGAGTAGTCGCTGACGAATACCTCGGGTGCTGGGTTAACGAGGCAATAGGGGTGCTCCTCCATCATCGCGCGGAGCACTTGGATCGCCTTATCGAGGTCACTACGGTAGTGAATGCCTATCTTTAGTTCGACGCGGCGCGCCCGGGTACGCTGGTAGTTAGTTATCAGGGCGTTGAATACCGTGGAGTTTGGTATCCTAACTATGTAGCCGTCCCACGTCCTGACCCTGGTCGAGAGAATGTTGATATCCACCACGACACCGCTCACGTTCTCCACTGTCACAGGGTCGCCTATACGGAGGGGTTGCTCTACCAGTAGGAAGATGCCGCTGATAAGGTTGGATACCGTCTGTTGCGAGGCAAGACCTACCACGAGGCCCGCGAAGCCGCCAGCTACCAGCAGGCCGGAGAGGCTTATCCCAAACGGCGATAGTGCTGAGACTATACCGAGCAACAGTATACCGTAAAACACCATATTCTCCATCGGCTTATAGACGTAGGTGGGGAGCCGAGGCTGAAGGCTTCTCCTCATAAACTGCCTTACAATGAGTGCCACGAAGATGCTTGCGATTATGACAGCTGCTGCTAGTGCTATATCGCTCGCTAGCGTCTCCCAACCACCTGGGAGACTTAGAGTCATGTTAGGTGCCACGGTTCCTTACGCCCCCTCTAGCGTGACTACGAACACTTGTGGTAGCAATCCACCTGCTCGTAGGCGGGCACGTCTTGCTTCCCTCAGTCCACTCAGTGGGGGTCTCTGAGTAGCCCTTACCGATAGTCTTAGCTGGTCTACTTCTGCCTCGATTTCAGGATAGTAAACGAAGCTGCCGTTAGTGAACAATGGGGCACCCGCCGCGTAGAAGCCTATACCAGGGACCTTGCCGGGCGAGCCACGGAATCTTACGGAGACTAGTCCTAGGCCGCCACCTGCTGTTAATTCTCGATGGCTACTAGTAACTATGGCACGGTGGTAACGACAAACCACGCCATCAACTATATCGCCGATAAGCGTGTACTTTACCCTGAGGGGCGAGAGGTAGCCGAGCACGATACCGTTTACGTGGACCATGAACTCGTAGGGTGCTGTAGTCCAGAAGCTGCTACGCCCGCCCGGCACGATTAGTTGCTCCTCGAACTCTATGTAGAGGCAGTTCGAGATCCTCGAAGGCCTGTTGAGCGGGGGCACCGGGTCCATGAACACACTACTACCATGGGGGACCCGCGCCTTTATACAGCCATAGTCGTCACATGCCTCGAGCGAGCCGTCACTGCCAAGTCGTGCACGTATCCTTCCGAAGGTTAGCTCGCCGCCAGGTTCTAGTACAAGCCTTGCCCCTGGCGGCGCCTCTTCCTGCAAACCGGTACCCCTTCTAGGCCCAGTACTGCTGGCTATATAGCTGCCTCTCACTACTCTACGCATGCTAGATAGTACCATCGCCCTTATACTCCCTCCATGGAGGTGCAGTGGTCCATGCGACCCGTGTACTCATACTGCTTCTTCGCGCCACTAGGTGGGCCGCACCTGTAACGCACTTATATACTCATGGCCCTAGGCGACTGTGTTCTCCCGGACGTCACCCCCCCACCACTACACTTTAGGAGGCTGCACGCTGCATGACCAGAAGCTCTGGCCCCGTCTTTGGGCTACGCGAGGCGAGCCCTATCGGCGTAATAGGTGCAGCAGGATTAGCAATCAGTGCTGCTGGCAATATTCTCGCGGGAAGTGCCATGGGTGCCGCTCTACTAGGCTGGCTCTTCACAAGCCTAGCAAGCGATGCGCTTGCATACCGTCTTGGGGGCACCGAGTCCTACGTATAATGTTTTCTTCAGGACTTCTATGGCTAGCCGGAATGTCAATCCTAAGGATTATAGCAGAGAATCCAGAACCTCAAACAGCACTAGCCTTCGCCGCATTGATGATTGCCTCGGGATTCTCCGTTCATATGCATTGGGAGCGGCGCATCAGCTAGTCGGAAAACTAGCAAGGAAAGTTTCAGTAGCGTGGCTTTCCTCAACGTTATCAGGCTCGTCGGCCATAGTCGCTTACAGCATCAGTGATTCTCCAGCCTTACTAACAGCTGCTGGAGTACTGCTCTCCATTGGCCCTCTAGCCGAGGAACTACTCTGGATACGTCTAGGGCTGCTACGTTAGGATAAACCCACGTAACGCCCATGGGCTAGATGATGTACCTCTTCGCGTATACTATGCACTATCAGTACTGGGACTAATATAAATGTATGAATTTCGAGCCGCCCCAGCGTCATTAGCGCCATGAGTACCAGCTTGGGCGCCATGTGTAAGTTTGCCCCGGTTATTCCCACACTTAGTCCTACCGTGCAAAGCGCACTAGTAGCTTCAAAGAGTGCGTCTACGAGGTTTGTGCCGGGTACGAGGTGGAGTAACAGCAAGGCGCCAACGGCCTGGAGTATAGCGAAAAGAAAGAAGACGCTAGCCACTTTCACGATCTCTTCTTCACTAACTATTGTTCCGCCGACCTTCCGGGCGACATAGTAATCGGATCCGTATATTATCCGGGCACTACTCCACTTCACCGACTTAGCCAGCACCATTACGCGGTAGAGCTTTACACCACCCGCGGTAGAGAAAGCCGAGCCACCAACAAACATGAGGAGTACGAGTACATACTTGAGAGCCGCAGGTGCATGAGAGAGGCTGCTCACCTGGAAGCCGGTAGTAGAGAGAGCCGACACCACATAGAACAGTATATCAAGTACAGGGAGACGCCCAGATACCAGTACTAGGCTTAGTACGAGGCCTATTGCTACAACTCCTATGTAGGCGTTTATTTCACCACTCATCTTCCTCGGGATACCCTTGAGTAGTGCGTAGAGGTCTGCATAGTTCCATGCACCAATACTCATAGCAAGGACTGCAGCCAGGAGTACTGCTATAGCTGTGCGATAGTAGCCAAGGCTATAACTATGGCTACTAAACCCTCCCGTGGACAGCGCTGTAAGAGCGTGATATAGAGCATCGTTAGCCGGCATACCTGATACGTAGAATAGGACGGTAAAGAAGAACGTAAGGGCCACGTATAGGCCGAAAAGTGCTCTAACACTATGAGCTATGCTTGG
The window above is part of the Pyrodictium delaneyi genome. Proteins encoded here:
- a CDS encoding AAA family ATPase, which produces MEQQSRLIVLVSGMPGSGKSMFSSIARNMGIPVYVMGDVIREEARRRGLEPTPANLNMIARLLREEYGPAVVAERIAEKLREDPSPVVLIDGVRSLVEVEVFEKLGRVVIVAVHASPRTRFERLRRRGRPGDPQTWEEFRQRDLTELGFGLGSVIALADYMLVNEGPATEFKEKARMLLAGLVADGS
- the hcp gene encoding hydroxylamine reductase is translated as MKCNQCSMSLPGGCTIAGVCGKDPDLNSLQEALIYGIKGVAAYYYHAYELGYKDDEIGFFLSKALYSTLTNVNFNKGRFIELILETGRMHLKAMELLDKAYVETFGAPTPVEVPTGTEEGHGILVTGHSYKALYELLKQIREMGLEDEIKVYTHSEMLPAHSYPRIREFKALYGNWGGSWVYQKQEFSEFPGVILGTTNCVLQPLKQYADRIYTTGIAGLEGVPHIDDYNFENLIKHALKTPKMKRVENGKIVTGFHHTNVLPLIDKVIDLINEGKIRHIFVIGGCDVPNPKMSYYEKLTQMVPKDSIILTAACGKFRYNRRDYGTIEGIPRFMDFGQCNNVYSIIVLAAELAKRLGKDLNQLPVSIVLSWMEQKAVAILYTLLYLGIKGIYIGPKPPEFLTPSVFEELRKKFDLRLISTPEEDLPKMLAKGSTLSSDSPLTA
- a CDS encoding transcriptional regulator, with product MKINAFELASRYVYPSVRRRLVEKLSEKGLTQTEIAKLLRITQSAVSRYLSVERGHALDLKSYSDIDEQLEKLAEEIVSRKPDEYHIHYQLVRITLEVLRRGYACQLHAMVDPGLDPAKCRACIELFNSPQLASY
- a CDS encoding mechanosensitive ion channel family protein, translating into MAPNMTLSLPGGWETLASDIALAAAVIIASIFVALIVRQFMRRSLQPRLPTYVYKPMENMVFYGILLLGIVSALSPFGISLSGLLVAGGFAGLVVGLASQQTVSNLISGIFLLVEQPLRIGDPVTVENVSGVVVDINILSTRVRTWDGYIVRIPNSTVFNALITNYQRTRARRVELKIGIHYRSDLDKAIQVLRAMMEEHPYCLVNPAPEVFVSDYSNSAVVLTARCWAPPQVWFKTKVELQTMVKKRLEEAGIEIPFPQLDLHIRDSAPLPIRIEESSNDRKPS
- a CDS encoding DUF432 domain-containing protein; translation: MQEEAPPGARLVLEPGGELTFGRIRARLGSDGSLEACDDYGCIKARVPHGSSVFMDPVPPLNRPSRISNCLYIEFEEQLIVPGGRSSFWTTAPYEFMVHVNGIVLGYLSPLRVKYTLIGDIVDGVVCRYHRAIVTSSHRELTAGGGLGLVSVRFRGSPGKVPGIGFYAAGAPLFTNGSFVYYPEIEAEVDQLRLSVRATQRPPLSGLREARRARLRAGGLLPQVFVVTLEGA
- a CDS encoding TrkH family potassium uptake protein, whose amino-acid sequence is MKSLRFTVHPLVKYMLPLSLVAAAAPLLLATVWSLLVGETDEYVLCLTIYSLVYSLIALIWLTVTKPTRPVKIGETLVLVAFAWILTPLLSAIPIHCALGIPFIDAWFESVSGFTTTGLSVFNGAVDPDYNVYIPSVEELPFVITTWRAVTQWLGGFGIVVMFYVFARLGGLPAHLVGFAEGRFERLEPSIAHSVRALFGLYVALTFFFTVLFYVSGMPANDALYHALTALSTGGFSSHSYSLGYYRTAIAVLLAAVLAMSIGAWNYADLYALLKGIPRKMSGEINAYIGVVAIGLVLSLVLVSGRLPVLDILFYVVSALSTTGFQVSSLSHAPAALKYVLVLLMFVGGSAFSTAGGVKLYRVMVLAKSVKWSSARIIYGSDYYVARKVGGTIVSEEEIVKVASVFFLFAILQAVGALLLLHLVPGTNLVDALFEATSALCTVGLSVGITGANLHMAPKLVLMALMTLGRLEIHTFILVPVLIVHSIREEVHHLAHGRYVGLS